The following proteins are encoded in a genomic region of Gossypium hirsutum isolate 1008001.06 chromosome D05, Gossypium_hirsutum_v2.1, whole genome shotgun sequence:
- the LOC107914896 gene encoding wall-associated receptor kinase 2, which yields MCYYMSGINANRNILRTHLPPKTRSMGDERRAWHLALVCLLLAAVAAAESTPIAKLDCQDRCGNVSIPYPFGTTTDCYLNEDFYIACNSTHYDPPRAFLTGSNIEVTNITVEGKLRIMQFIARDCYNKSGFPVSSNTPSITLSKFRVSDTDNKFVAIGCDTEATIQGVQDDKGYTSGCISKCDSIDYVDNFTCSGIGCCQTSIAKDVGYFDIAVRSYNNHQGIWDFNPCSYGFVVEENSFNFSSNYLRDLQNVTMMPMVLDWFIGNETCETIKTKSSDDVCQGDSTCYNVDNGSGYRCKCLDGYQGDPYLPNGCQDIDECKDPNLNKCEKICENTKGNYTCLCPKGYQGDGRTDGTGCVANQSGGSLIIELTVGLGVGITVLIAGSTWSYWAFKKWKLIKLKHKFFRQNGGLMLQQELSRRDSSTETAKIFSAEELETATNNYDESRIIGRGGYGTVYKGTLSDGRTVAIKKSQVVDESQIDQFINEVVVLSQINHRNVVKLLGCCLETEVPLLVYEFITNGTLFEHIHNKSKASSLTFETRLRIAAETAGVLSYLHSSASIPIIHRDVKSTNILLDDSYTAKVSDFGASRLVPLDQAGISTVVQGTLGYLDPEYLQTSQLTEKSDVYSFGVVLLELLTGQKALCFERLEEDRNLAMYFISALKEDRLVQILEKCVVDEAKIEMVEEIGSLARRCLRVKGEERPTMKEVAMELEGLRMMLEHHPWVNNDESRLEETEYLLGEPSLKIGSNGGMNNVTYDSITDHIILQVGHGR from the exons ATGTGTTACTATATGTCAGGAATAAATGCCAACAGAAATATTCTACGCACGCATTTGCCTCCAAAAACACGCTCCATGGGAGATGAACGACGAGCTTGGCATCTTGCACTTGTTTGCCTGTTACTAGCAGCAGTTGCAGCAGCAGAATCAACTCCAATAGCCAAGCTCGATTGCCAAGACAGATGTGGGAACGTCAGTATCCCATATCCATTTGGTACAACGACGGATTGTTATCTCAATGAAGATTTTTACATAGCTTGTAATTCGACTCACTATGATCCTCCACGAGCATTCTTAACAGGAAGCAATATAGAGGTGACAAACATAACTGTCGAAGGCAAATTGCGGATTATGCAATTTATAGCCCGCGATTGCTACAACAAATCGGGCTTCCCAGTTTCCAGCAATACTCCTTCCATCACGCTGTCCAAATTCAGGGTCTCGGATACTGATAACAAGTTCGTTGCCATTGGCTGCGATACTGAAGCAACCATTCAAGGTGTTCAAGACGACAAGGGATACACGAGTGGGTGCATAAGCAAGTGTGACAGTATTGACTATGTGGACAATTTTACATGTTCTGGTATAGGCTGTTGCCAGACATCCATTGCTAAAGATGTAGGATATTTTGACATTGCTGTAAGAAGCTACAATAATCACCAAGGTATCTGGGATTTCAATCCCTGCAGCTATGGCTTTGTTGTTGAAGAAAATAGCTTCAATTTTTCTTCGAATTATCTTCGTGATCTGCAAAATGTAACCATGATGCCCATGGTGCTTGATTGGTTTATCGGGAACGAGACGTGTGAAACGATAAAGACCAAGAGTTCGGATGATGTATGCCAGGGAGATAGCACTTGTTATAACGTGGATAATGGATCTGGATATCGTTGCAAGTGCTTGGATGGCTATCAAGGAGATCCATACCTACCTAATGGTTGCCaag ACATAGATGAATGTAAAGACCCAAATCTCAATAAATGTGAAAAGATATGTGAAAATACAAAAGGAAATTACACGTGCTTGTGCCCCAAGGGTTATCAAGGAGATGGAAGAACAGATGGTACAGGTTGTGTTGCCAATCAATCTGGAGGATCACTTATAATTGAGCTTACTGTTG GGCTTGGCGTAGGCATTACAGTATTGATAGCAGGTAGCACTTGGTCGTACTGGGCATTCAAGAAGTGGAAGCTCATCAAACTTAAACACAAGTTCTTTCGACAAAATGGAGGCTTGATGTTGCAGCAAGAACTCTCCAGGCGGGACTCTTCCACTGAAACGGCTAAAATTTTCTCAGCTGAGGAGCTGGAGACGGCCACCAACAACTATGATGAAAGTAGGATTATTGGTCGAGGTGGTTATGGCACAGTCTACAAAGGAACTCTATCAGATGGGAGAACCGTAGCAATTAAGAAGTCCCAAGTTGTTGATGAAAGCCAAATCGATCAATTCATCAATGAAGTTGTTGTGCTTTCCCAAATCAATCACAGGAATGTGGTGAAGCTTTTAGGTTGTTGCTTAGAGACGGAAGTTCCATTACTGGTTTATGAATTTATCACCAATGGTACTCTCTTTGAGCATATCCACAACAAAAGCAAGGCTTCTTCCTTGACATTTGAAACCCGGTTACGTATAGCAGCAGAAACTGCAGGTGTGCTCTCATATCTGCATTCCTCAGCTTCCATACCAATCATTCATAGGGATGTCAAGTCTACCAACATACTCTTGGATGATAGTTACACTGCCAAAGTATCCGATTTTGGAGCTTCGAGATTGGTTCCACTAGACCAAGCCGGGATATCAACGGTGGTTCAAGGGACCCTCGGATACCTGGACCCTGAATACTTGCAGACAAGTCAGCTGACAGAGAAAAGTGATGTTTATAGCTTTGGGGTAGTCCTTCTAGAGCTACTGACCGGACAAAAAGCACTTTGTTTTGAAAGGTTAGAGGAGGACAGAAATCTTGCAATGTATTTCATTTCAGCTTTGAAAGAAGATCGCTTGGTGCAAATTCTTGAGAAGTGCGTAGTGGATGAAGCAAAGATAGAGATGGTTGAGGAAATTGGTAGCCTTGCAAGGAGGTGCTTAAGAGTGAAAGGAGAAGAAAGGCCCACAATGAAGGAAGTCGCAATGGAGTTGGAGGGGTTGAGAATGATGCTGGAGCATCATCCATGGGTAAACAACGATGAGTCGAGGTTAGAAGAGACTGAGTATTTGCTGGGTGAACCATCGTTGAAAATTGGTTCTAATGGCGGTATGAATAATGTTACATATGATAGCATCACAGATCATATAATTTTACAAGTTGGTCATGGAAGATAA